A region of Fibrobacter succinogenes subsp. succinogenes S85 DNA encodes the following proteins:
- a CDS encoding fibro-slime domain-containing protein, with translation MSIDGNESVMTAVKNFCGWFEAKAKLPTVGLKVYFKQTVGSKNTAKISLDSVAALSDTLWVIENSNNELDAYVCYPGILGNCPVKTLSVTMFDWLHGTNGDGDGEGQNGDPANGVSADFGSGGCLAHVKGMVEQILGANGVPVPVANFPENCKNTTHLDKWFLPEVVVEKDDEQYTNATCRFIELQLQDDGLWLAQKDDTSPEGGFFLLDDFQYLDAEQTVLNPYFDNIRGLNKKHNFGFTMKIQAAFEYVPGQYFEFFGDDDVWVFINNHLVVDLGGVHTQILGAVDLDTLGLIEGENYPFHIFYAERHTSQSNFMMKTSIDLNSDGDGRCH, from the coding sequence ATGTCTATTGATGGTAATGAATCTGTCATGACTGCTGTAAAAAACTTCTGTGGTTGGTTCGAGGCCAAGGCAAAATTACCAACGGTTGGACTTAAGGTCTATTTTAAGCAGACTGTTGGTTCAAAAAATACTGCGAAAATTTCCCTTGATAGTGTAGCGGCTTTGAGTGATACTCTGTGGGTTATTGAAAACTCGAACAATGAACTAGATGCATATGTGTGCTACCCGGGCATTCTTGGTAATTGCCCTGTCAAAACTCTCTCGGTAACGATGTTTGATTGGCTTCACGGCACCAATGGTGACGGTGATGGTGAAGGCCAAAACGGTGACCCCGCTAATGGCGTTAGCGCAGACTTCGGTTCTGGCGGATGTCTTGCTCACGTGAAAGGCATGGTTGAACAGATCTTGGGTGCTAATGGAGTTCCTGTACCTGTAGCGAACTTTCCTGAAAACTGTAAAAATACAACACATCTCGACAAGTGGTTCCTACCTGAAGTTGTTGTTGAAAAAGACGATGAACAGTACACCAATGCCACCTGCCGTTTTATCGAATTGCAACTCCAAGATGATGGTCTTTGGCTCGCGCAAAAAGACGACACCAGCCCAGAAGGCGGATTTTTCTTGCTCGATGACTTCCAATATCTTGATGCTGAACAGACTGTTTTGAACCCTTATTTTGACAATATCCGCGGTCTTAACAAGAAACATAATTTTGGCTTCACCATGAAAATCCAGGCAGCGTTCGAATATGTTCCGGGCCAATACTTCGAGTTTTTTGGTGATGATGATGTTTGGGTGTTTATAAACAATCATCTCGTTGTGGATCTTGGCGGTGTGCATACGCAGATTTTGGGCGCAGTGGATTTAGATACTCTCGGACTTATCGAAGGCGAAAACTACCCGTTCCACATCTTCTATGCGGAACGTCATACATCCCAGTCCAATTTCATGATGAAAACATCTATAGATTTGAATTCTGATGGCGATGGACGTTGCCACTAA
- a CDS encoding fibrobacter succinogenes major paralogous domain-containing protein, giving the protein MKYLKHLQLWSRVVAVGSLALLAACGGVSDSSKVTEPADVTNGNLTDSRDGKTYKTVTIGSQTWMAENLNYADSVNTPSLKGKSWCYNDSVANCEAAGRLYTWAAAIDSVKLANDASNPLDCGFGKTCGLSGKVQGICPSGWHLPSPAEWKTLFAAVGGQDNAGKVLKSQSGWDENGNGTDAYGFSARPVGYREGDGYFYDGGKYAYFWCATEFTSGYANNMYLRYYYGDGYLYDFSKNNAFPVRCLKD; this is encoded by the coding sequence ATGAAATACCTGAAACATTTGCAACTTTGGAGCCGCGTAGTGGCTGTAGGATCCCTGGCACTCCTTGCTGCTTGCGGTGGCGTCAGCGATTCTAGTAAGGTCACTGAGCCTGCCGATGTGACTAACGGAAATCTTACCGACAGCCGCGATGGTAAAACGTACAAGACCGTGACAATCGGTTCCCAGACCTGGATGGCCGAAAACCTTAACTACGCCGACAGTGTCAATACCCCGAGCCTCAAGGGGAAGAGCTGGTGCTACAATGATTCGGTCGCAAATTGCGAAGCGGCAGGTCGCCTTTACACCTGGGCGGCAGCCATCGACTCGGTGAAACTTGCAAACGATGCCTCGAATCCGTTGGACTGTGGTTTTGGCAAAACCTGCGGTCTTTCTGGCAAGGTGCAGGGGATTTGTCCTAGCGGTTGGCACCTGCCCAGTCCGGCAGAATGGAAAACGTTGTTCGCGGCAGTGGGTGGCCAGGACAATGCGGGCAAGGTTCTTAAGTCCCAGAGTGGTTGGGACGAAAATGGAAACGGTACGGATGCTTACGGCTTTTCTGCACGGCCCGTTGGCTACAGGGAAGGGGATGGCTATTTCTACGATGGTGGCAAATACGCGTACTTTTGGTGTGCTACGGAGTTCACTAGCGGCTATGCCAACAACATGTACCTGCGCTACTACTATGGAGACGGGTATCTGTACGACTTCAGCAAGAACAATGCCTTCCCGGTTCGTTGCCTAAAGGACTAA